The following are encoded together in the Flavihumibacter fluvii genome:
- a CDS encoding helical backbone metal receptor, with protein sequence MPIYTDQTGRNIDIPAVPRRIISLVPSQTEFLYDIGLSDEVIGITTFCIHPNSWFRSKTRIGGTKNIHLERILSLQPDLVIANKEENTAAQVLALATKVPVWISDIPDLNAALDMMMSLGEITGRSATASEICRKITVDFNTLASHKTVIRPKTAYLIWKDPYMSVGADTFIHDMLSRMGLDNVFVNYSRYPETSLAHLQVLAPELVFLSSEPYPFKEKHIPELQEHLPNARIKLVDGEYFSWYGSRLLGAVAYFRDLL encoded by the coding sequence ATGCCAATTTATACCGATCAAACCGGTAGAAATATAGATATACCCGCTGTTCCCCGGCGGATTATTTCATTAGTACCCTCCCAGACTGAATTTTTATATGACATCGGGCTATCGGATGAAGTGATCGGCATCACTACATTCTGTATCCATCCCAATAGCTGGTTCCGTAGTAAAACAAGGATCGGTGGCACCAAAAATATCCACCTTGAACGAATACTATCCCTGCAACCCGACCTTGTGATCGCCAATAAGGAAGAAAACACAGCAGCCCAGGTTTTGGCATTAGCCACAAAAGTCCCGGTCTGGATAAGCGATATCCCTGACCTTAATGCGGCACTGGATATGATGATGAGCCTTGGTGAAATCACCGGCAGGAGCGCAACCGCCAGTGAAATTTGCCGGAAGATTACAGTTGATTTCAATACCCTGGCCAGCCATAAAACTGTAATCCGGCCGAAAACAGCCTACCTGATCTGGAAAGATCCTTATATGTCGGTTGGCGCCGACACATTTATTCATGATATGCTGTCACGCATGGGACTCGACAATGTCTTTGTCAATTACAGCCGTTACCCCGAAACTTCCCTGGCGCATTTACAAGTGCTTGCCCCTGAACTGGTATTCCTGTCCTCTGAACCCTATCCTTTTAAAGAAAAACATATTCCTGAATTGCAGGAACATTTACCCAATGCCCGCATTAAGCTGGTGGATGGCGAATATTTCAGCTGGTATGGCAGCCGTCTCCTGGGCGCTGTAGCTTATTTCAGGGATTTACTGTGA
- a CDS encoding pyridoxal-phosphate dependent enzyme, with protein MDIKNNILETIGNTPLIRLNKITKDLPGMILAKVDYFNPGNSIKDRMAVKMIEVAEKEGKLKPGGTIIECTSGNTGMGLALAAIVKGYKCIFTTTDKQSKEKMDILKAVGAEVIVCPTNVEPDDPRSYYSIARRLAKEIPNSFHSNQYDNLANRLAHYETTGPEIWRQTDGKITHLVCTAGTGGTVTGTAQYLKEQNPAIQVWAIDVFGSLLTKYFRTGEIDMGEVHPYISEGFGEDFVPENYDMSVIDHFEQVTDKDGAIMARKLAKEEGLFCGYSAGSCLQGLLQLKDRLKPTDVVVLIFHDHGSRYVAKIYNDQWMLERGFLEVKTFKDIVSGRGKSQKLISIEPQHTVADAVALMRKYDIEHIPVIREEEIVGSISESGLFQKLFSDPDIKHVSVATLLEPAFPVVDFLTPIEKLSMLINKENGAVIAKDESGIFHILTKYDILQALGK; from the coding sequence ATGGATATAAAAAACAACATACTCGAAACGATCGGTAATACGCCTTTAATCAGGCTGAATAAAATTACGAAGGACCTTCCGGGAATGATCCTGGCCAAGGTAGATTATTTTAATCCGGGTAATTCCATTAAAGACCGCATGGCAGTTAAAATGATTGAAGTCGCAGAAAAAGAAGGAAAACTTAAACCTGGCGGTACTATTATAGAATGTACCAGTGGAAACACTGGAATGGGACTTGCACTGGCAGCGATTGTAAAAGGCTATAAATGCATTTTCACCACCACCGACAAGCAAAGCAAGGAAAAAATGGATATCCTGAAAGCAGTGGGTGCAGAAGTGATCGTTTGTCCAACTAATGTTGAACCTGATGATCCGCGGTCTTATTATTCCATTGCCCGAAGGCTGGCCAAGGAAATCCCAAATTCATTCCATAGCAACCAATATGATAACCTGGCTAACCGGCTGGCACATTATGAAACGACCGGACCAGAAATCTGGCGGCAGACCGACGGGAAAATCACCCACCTGGTTTGTACTGCAGGCACGGGTGGAACAGTGACCGGTACAGCACAATATCTAAAGGAACAAAACCCTGCGATCCAGGTCTGGGCAATCGATGTTTTTGGCTCGCTGTTAACCAAGTATTTCCGCACAGGCGAAATTGATATGGGTGAAGTTCATCCTTATATATCTGAAGGATTTGGGGAAGATTTCGTGCCGGAAAATTATGACATGTCGGTGATCGATCATTTTGAACAGGTGACCGATAAAGATGGTGCCATCATGGCGAGAAAACTGGCCAAAGAAGAAGGATTATTCTGTGGCTATAGTGCCGGAAGCTGTTTGCAGGGATTATTGCAGCTGAAAGACCGGTTGAAACCAACAGACGTTGTCGTGCTTATTTTTCATGATCATGGCAGCCGGTATGTCGCAAAAATCTATAATGACCAGTGGATGCTGGAAAGGGGCTTCCTGGAGGTAAAAACTTTTAAGGATATCGTGAGTGGCCGGGGCAAAAGCCAGAAATTAATCAGTATCGAACCACAACATACCGTTGCAGATGCAGTTGCACTGATGCGGAAATACGATATTGAACATATTCCGGTCATCCGGGAGGAAGAAATAGTAGGATCTATTAGTGAAAGCGGCTTATTCCAGAAATTATTCTCTGATCCCGATATCAAGCACGTTTCAGTAGCCACTTTATTAGAACCTGCTTTCCCGGTTGTAGACTTTTTGACCCCAATTGAGAAATTAAGTATGCTGATCAACAAGGAAAATGGCGCAGTTATAGCAAAAGACGAATCAGGAATTTTTCACATATTAACTAAATACGACATTTTGCAGGCTTTAGGCAAATAA
- a CDS encoding alpha/beta hydrolase — MKVYFIPGLGADKRVFKHIQLPGGFDMVHMEWIQPGSRESLPSYAYRLGKTIDQGSPFALVGLSFGGMLATEISRQLRPAKTILIASIPAAANLPPYFKMIAPLQLHKILPIGLFQQASLAKRLFTTETEEDKDLLRTIIRETDPHFIRWALGAIQSWKNAPAPEGIYHIHGTSDNLLPSRYVRPTHQIIGGGHLMVMNRAGEVNEMLAGILEEG, encoded by the coding sequence ATGAAAGTGTATTTTATACCCGGATTAGGTGCTGACAAACGCGTCTTCAAACATATTCAATTGCCTGGCGGATTTGATATGGTTCACATGGAGTGGATTCAACCCGGTTCCCGTGAAAGCCTGCCGTCATATGCATACCGGTTGGGTAAAACCATCGATCAGGGTAGTCCTTTTGCCCTTGTTGGATTATCATTTGGTGGCATGCTGGCAACAGAAATCAGCCGGCAACTAAGGCCGGCAAAGACCATCCTTATCGCGAGTATTCCGGCAGCCGCCAACCTGCCGCCATATTTTAAAATGATCGCGCCTTTACAACTACATAAAATTTTGCCCATTGGTTTGTTTCAACAGGCATCGCTCGCAAAACGCTTATTTACCACTGAAACAGAAGAAGACAAAGACCTGCTCCGCACTATTATCCGTGAAACAGATCCGCATTTCATTCGATGGGCTTTAGGTGCAATTCAGTCATGGAAGAATGCACCTGCTCCGGAGGGGATATACCATATCCACGGAACCAGCGATAATCTTTTGCCCTCGCGTTATGTCCGTCCGACCCACCAAATAATAGGTGGCGGTCACCTGATGGTAATGAACAGGGCGGGTGAGGTGAATGAAATGCTGGCAGGGATATTGGAAGAGGGTTGA
- a CDS encoding Tex family protein gives MDPKYLPVIAKKLTLQLKQVNNVYELQAEGATVPFMARYRKEATGNLDEVAINDIVEEVKYFTEFDKRKETVLKTIEGLGKLTVDLKGRIDTCMDATVLEDIYLPYKPKRKTRATQAIEKGLEPLAKLIFEQGQSDPVAAAAEYVKGEVKDIKEAMQGARDIIAEWIAEHEHARNAIRKQFHDSAVLASRIINSKKDEADAQKYRDYFEFSAPLANCPSHRLLAIRRGEKEEFLIMDINVDKAEGIEILDRIFVKNSSPAAVEVKAAVADSFDRLLKPSIENEFRMSSKTAADEEAIRVFAENLRQLLLASPLGSKRVLALDPGFRTGCKLVCLDAQGNLLYNTTIYPHPPQNDWQGSVATVKQLVERYDIEAIGVGNGTAGRETETLVRGIDFGKPVSIFQVNESGASIYSASEVAREEFPEQDITVRGAVSIGRRLLDPLSELVKIDAKSIGVGQYQHDVNQPRLKESLDKVVESCVNHVGVDLNTASKHLLMYVSGLSATLAKNIVEYRAKNGAFKSRDEVKKVSLMGPKTFEQCAGFLRIRDAANPLDNSAVHPESYHVVEAMAKDLGCGMADLVKLPSLRQQINPKKYINETIGEFTISDILKELEKPGRDPRATIEEFRFDDTIKKMEDVKVGMVVPGIITNITKFGVFVDIGVKQDGLIHISQLSNTYVSDPAEVVKLQQKVTVTVTEVDIVRKRIGLSMKEHIKSAAPASRRVQEQPRRENGPQKLQQVKPAASSNPFQSKLEELKKKFKD, from the coding sequence ATGGATCCGAAGTATTTACCAGTTATCGCTAAAAAACTTACCCTGCAATTGAAGCAGGTCAATAATGTATATGAATTGCAAGCCGAAGGTGCAACAGTTCCATTTATGGCGCGGTACCGGAAAGAGGCCACCGGCAATCTTGATGAAGTAGCCATCAATGATATTGTAGAGGAAGTGAAGTATTTTACAGAATTCGATAAGCGGAAAGAGACTGTCCTCAAAACCATTGAAGGCCTTGGAAAACTTACTGTCGACCTGAAAGGCAGGATCGATACCTGCATGGACGCAACTGTTTTGGAAGATATCTACCTGCCCTACAAACCCAAAAGAAAAACACGGGCAACCCAGGCCATTGAAAAGGGGCTTGAGCCGCTGGCAAAATTAATATTTGAGCAGGGCCAGTCAGATCCGGTTGCGGCAGCAGCTGAATATGTAAAAGGTGAAGTAAAGGATATCAAGGAAGCCATGCAGGGTGCCCGTGATATTATTGCGGAATGGATTGCAGAACATGAACATGCAAGGAATGCTATCCGCAAGCAATTTCATGATTCAGCTGTTTTGGCATCCAGGATCATCAATTCGAAAAAAGATGAGGCAGATGCGCAGAAATACCGGGACTATTTTGAGTTCAGCGCGCCATTGGCAAATTGTCCATCGCATCGCCTCCTGGCCATCAGGCGTGGCGAAAAGGAGGAATTCCTGATCATGGATATCAATGTGGATAAAGCGGAAGGCATTGAAATACTTGATCGGATTTTTGTTAAAAATTCTTCACCGGCGGCTGTAGAAGTTAAGGCAGCAGTCGCCGATAGTTTCGATCGATTATTAAAACCATCTATAGAAAATGAATTCAGGATGAGCAGTAAAACGGCCGCAGATGAAGAAGCTATCAGGGTATTTGCAGAAAACCTGCGGCAGCTGTTGCTGGCTTCGCCTTTGGGCAGTAAGCGTGTGCTGGCCCTGGATCCCGGATTTCGTACGGGCTGCAAACTGGTTTGCCTCGATGCGCAGGGTAACCTCCTGTACAATACGACCATTTATCCCCATCCGCCTCAAAATGACTGGCAGGGAAGTGTTGCAACGGTCAAACAATTGGTTGAGCGATATGATATTGAAGCGATTGGTGTAGGCAACGGCACTGCTGGCCGCGAAACGGAAACGCTGGTGCGGGGCATCGATTTCGGGAAACCGGTCAGTATATTCCAGGTAAACGAAAGCGGTGCTTCTATTTATTCTGCCTCGGAAGTAGCAAGGGAAGAATTCCCCGAACAGGATATTACTGTACGTGGTGCGGTAAGTATCGGGCGCCGGTTACTTGACCCATTGAGTGAATTGGTGAAGATTGATGCCAAATCCATTGGTGTCGGGCAATACCAGCATGATGTTAACCAGCCCCGGTTAAAAGAAAGTCTCGATAAGGTAGTAGAGAGTTGCGTTAACCATGTGGGTGTTGACCTGAATACAGCCAGCAAGCATTTACTGATGTATGTATCCGGACTCAGCGCAACACTGGCAAAAAATATCGTGGAGTACAGGGCAAAAAACGGGGCTTTTAAAAGTCGCGATGAAGTAAAAAAAGTCAGCCTGATGGGTCCTAAAACCTTTGAACAGTGTGCGGGTTTTTTGCGTATACGCGATGCCGCTAATCCACTCGATAACAGTGCTGTGCATCCTGAAAGTTACCATGTAGTTGAGGCAATGGCGAAAGACCTTGGTTGCGGGATGGCCGACCTGGTAAAACTGCCGTCCCTGCGGCAACAAATCAATCCGAAAAAATACATCAATGAAACTATCGGTGAGTTTACCATTAGTGATATTTTGAAGGAGCTTGAGAAGCCAGGCCGTGATCCGCGCGCTACTATAGAGGAATTCCGTTTTGATGATACTATTAAGAAGATGGAAGATGTTAAAGTGGGTATGGTGGTGCCGGGGATCATTACCAATATCACCAAATTCGGGGTGTTTGTGGATATCGGTGTAAAGCAGGATGGGCTGATCCATATTTCGCAGTTAAGTAATACTTATGTAAGTGACCCGGCTGAAGTTGTGAAACTGCAACAGAAAGTTACTGTTACTGTTACCGAAGTGGATATTGTCCGCAAAAGGATCGGACTATCGATGAAGGAACATATAAAAAGCGCAGCCCCTGCTTCCAGGCGGGTCCAGGAACAGCCGCGGCGGGAAAACGGCCCGCAAAAACTACAGCAGGTTAAGCCGGCAGCATCCAGTAATCCCTTCCAGTCAAAGCTGGAAGAATTGAAAAAGAAGTTCAAAGATTAA
- a CDS encoding aminotransferase class IV, protein MSSVLFHDGQFFRDDKMLVGAGSRGLRYGDGVFETMKVNRGTIQLGSQHMDRLFAALQLLEFDCPGFFTSGYLLDKIKVLATRNGHASLGRIRLMVYRGNGGLYDPENHYPHHIIQSWALPPANHQWNENGMLLGIHRKAQKAADVLANCKTNNYLPYVMGALEAKRQKWNDALLMNTSGRVCEATIANIFLIQDRRLVTPSLPEGPVAGIMRQYLVRKITEYGYDLSEQPVTEEQLLGADEVFLTNSSYGIRWVGEIGAKKYTSHLTRAIYQEIIQPLFLSPSA, encoded by the coding sequence ATGTCTTCAGTGTTGTTTCATGACGGCCAGTTTTTTCGGGATGACAAAATGCTGGTAGGTGCCGGTAGTCGTGGTTTACGCTATGGAGATGGGGTATTTGAAACCATGAAAGTGAACCGTGGGACCATTCAGCTGGGCTCGCAGCATATGGACCGGTTATTTGCAGCCCTTCAACTGCTTGAGTTTGATTGTCCGGGTTTCTTCACATCCGGTTACCTGCTCGATAAAATCAAGGTGCTGGCAACACGTAACGGACATGCCAGCCTGGGAAGGATCAGGCTGATGGTTTATCGCGGTAATGGTGGCCTGTATGATCCGGAAAACCATTATCCCCATCATATTATTCAAAGCTGGGCTTTGCCTCCAGCTAATCATCAATGGAATGAAAATGGAATGCTGCTGGGAATCCACCGAAAGGCACAAAAGGCTGCTGATGTTTTGGCCAATTGTAAAACCAATAATTACCTGCCTTATGTGATGGGAGCCCTGGAGGCAAAGCGCCAGAAATGGAATGATGCATTGTTGATGAATACCAGTGGCCGGGTTTGTGAAGCTACTATTGCCAATATTTTCCTTATACAGGATAGGCGCCTGGTGACGCCTTCCTTACCTGAAGGACCGGTTGCCGGCATAATGCGCCAATACCTGGTTAGGAAAATAACTGAGTATGGGTATGACCTTAGTGAGCAGCCGGTTACTGAAGAACAGTTGCTTGGAGCAGATGAAGTTTTCCTCACCAATTCATCTTATGGCATTCGCTGGGTAGGCGAAATTGGCGCTAAAAAATATACTAGTCACCTGACCCGGGCTATTTACCAGGAGATTATCCAGCCACTTTTTTTAAGCCCCTCAGCCTGA
- a CDS encoding cryptochrome/photolyase family protein produces MPSVPVAIVWFRRDLRLKDNAALYHALKSGLPVIPVFIFDSNILDQLEDKKDRRVEFIYRALEEMQERLVSLNSTLDVRYGEPVAVFRELLKTYHIQQVFTNHDYESYALHRDNEVAQLLVEYGAGFQHFKDQVIFEKDEVLKDDGKPYCVFTPYSRKWKATLQPFYLKAYPTEKYLGRFYQQATKEIPSLVSMGFEAGGLPFPAKSLNTELARKYSVQRDFPAIEGTSKLGVHLRFGTISIRQLAVKAKDLNETFLNELIWRDFYHMILWHFPHVGLGKAFRPEYDSIRWRNNEMEFEAWCSGKTGYPIVDAGMRELNATGFMHNRVRMIVASFLTKHLLIDWRWGEAYFAAKLLDYDFAANNGGWQWASGSGCDAAPYFRIFNPYLQTKKFDPDGRYIKKWVPELDSFDYPAPIVDHEFARKRCLEVYAAALKK; encoded by the coding sequence ATGCCTTCAGTGCCAGTTGCCATTGTATGGTTTCGCAGAGATTTGCGATTAAAAGATAATGCTGCCTTGTACCATGCACTAAAAAGCGGATTGCCGGTAATTCCAGTATTTATTTTCGACAGCAATATCCTTGACCAATTAGAAGACAAAAAAGACCGCAGGGTTGAATTCATTTACCGGGCACTGGAAGAAATGCAGGAGCGGTTGGTTTCATTAAACAGTACGTTGGATGTTCGGTATGGTGAGCCGGTGGCAGTGTTCCGTGAATTATTGAAAACATATCATATACAACAGGTTTTTACTAACCATGACTATGAATCATATGCACTTCATCGTGATAATGAAGTAGCACAATTGTTAGTGGAATATGGCGCCGGATTCCAGCACTTTAAGGACCAGGTCATATTTGAGAAAGATGAAGTGCTGAAAGATGATGGCAAACCCTATTGCGTATTTACCCCCTATAGCCGAAAATGGAAAGCAACACTACAACCATTTTACCTGAAGGCTTATCCAACTGAAAAATACCTTGGCCGGTTTTACCAACAGGCGACCAAAGAAATACCCAGCCTGGTATCCATGGGGTTTGAGGCAGGTGGTTTACCATTTCCAGCAAAATCACTCAATACAGAACTGGCCAGGAAATATAGTGTTCAGCGTGATTTCCCGGCAATTGAAGGGACTTCAAAGCTGGGTGTGCACCTGCGTTTTGGTACTATCAGTATCCGGCAACTGGCTGTTAAGGCAAAGGACCTGAATGAGACATTTCTGAATGAATTGATCTGGCGTGATTTTTATCACATGATCCTTTGGCACTTCCCGCATGTAGGACTGGGCAAGGCGTTCCGGCCGGAATATGATAGTATACGATGGCGCAATAATGAAATGGAATTCGAAGCCTGGTGTTCGGGTAAAACAGGGTATCCGATCGTAGATGCCGGCATGCGTGAATTAAATGCCACGGGGTTTATGCATAACCGCGTGCGCATGATCGTAGCATCTTTCCTCACCAAACATTTACTGATCGACTGGCGTTGGGGTGAAGCATATTTTGCTGCTAAATTGCTGGATTATGATTTTGCTGCCAATAATGGCGGCTGGCAATGGGCATCGGGGAGCGGATGTGATGCAGCGCCTTATTTCAGGATATTCAACCCTTACCTTCAAACCAAAAAATTTGATCCAGATGGCAGGTACATAAAGAAATGGGTTCCCGAACTGGACAGTTTCGATTATCCGGCACCGATTGTAGACCATGAATTTGCCCGGAAACGTTGCCTGGAAGTTTACGCGGCAGCTTTAAAAAAGTAA
- a CDS encoding 1,4-dihydroxy-6-naphthoate synthase, producing MMISLGFSPCPNDTFIFDALVNGKIDTGDLQFNVQMEDVQTLNEWAIAGKLDCTKISYGVYPLVQDQYQLLEAGGALGSGVGPLLIAKKTIALEDIPALRIAIPGKNTTAHLLFSLAFPNASQKKFLVFHDIEQAVLDGRVDAGVIIHENRFTYADKGLHKLIDLGEYWESKLNCPIPLGGIVAKKTFSQETLQKIDTLISASIRHSWSQYPALSSFIREHSQEMSEEVMRQHINLYVNEYSMSLGVKGHAAVNQLMATYALLF from the coding sequence ATGATGATTTCCCTGGGTTTTTCGCCCTGCCCAAATGATACATTTATTTTTGATGCACTCGTCAATGGTAAAATTGATACGGGCGATCTGCAGTTCAATGTGCAAATGGAAGATGTACAAACCCTGAACGAATGGGCTATTGCCGGAAAATTGGATTGCACAAAAATCAGTTATGGAGTATACCCGCTTGTGCAGGACCAATACCAGTTACTGGAGGCGGGCGGTGCGCTCGGCTCCGGGGTAGGTCCTTTACTGATCGCAAAAAAAACGATCGCTTTGGAAGATATCCCAGCACTTCGCATAGCCATCCCTGGTAAAAACACTACGGCACACCTGCTTTTTTCATTGGCATTCCCAAACGCGAGCCAAAAAAAATTCCTCGTCTTTCATGATATAGAACAGGCTGTACTGGATGGACGGGTAGATGCCGGGGTGATTATCCACGAAAACCGGTTTACTTATGCAGATAAGGGCCTGCACAAACTGATTGACCTGGGGGAGTATTGGGAGTCAAAACTGAACTGCCCAATTCCATTGGGCGGTATTGTTGCTAAAAAAACCTTCAGTCAGGAGACCTTACAAAAGATCGATACCCTTATTTCAGCCAGTATCCGGCACAGTTGGTCGCAATATCCGGCGCTATCATCCTTTATCCGCGAACACTCACAGGAAATGAGCGAAGAAGTGATGCGCCAGCATATCAACCTGTATGTTAATGAGTATTCCATGTCCCTGGGGGTAAAAGGGCATGCAGCCGTAAATCAATTAATGGCTACCTATGCTTTACTTTTTTAA
- the mqnB gene encoding futalosine hydrolase, with amino-acid sequence MHCLLVAATAAEIAPFTEHLATTEKLNHIDFDIDILITGVGSNATTYHLTRYLQHKRPDLVIQAGVAGALDPETTLGTVFAVTHDVFADQGVLENGAFQDIFDLKLAPPNVLPYKKGVLPNPYSNLVKRTRLKKAKAVTVNEITTQKKTTAYYSERYGARLESMEGASLHFVCLLETISFLQVRSISNHVGIRNKKKWNLPLAIGQLNKELIRLLESL; translated from the coding sequence ATGCATTGTTTACTGGTCGCAGCTACCGCAGCCGAAATCGCTCCATTTACTGAACACCTTGCTACTACGGAGAAGCTTAACCATATAGATTTTGATATAGATATCCTGATTACCGGAGTTGGCAGCAATGCAACCACATATCACCTGACCCGATACCTGCAACACAAAAGACCGGACCTGGTGATCCAGGCTGGCGTGGCAGGTGCATTAGATCCGGAAACAACACTTGGGACTGTTTTCGCGGTTACCCATGATGTTTTTGCCGACCAGGGTGTTCTGGAAAATGGGGCATTCCAGGATATTTTCGACCTGAAACTGGCTCCGCCGAATGTACTGCCCTACAAAAAAGGCGTGCTGCCCAATCCTTATAGTAACCTTGTAAAAAGAACCCGGCTCAAAAAAGCCAAAGCAGTAACAGTAAACGAAATCACCACCCAAAAGAAAACAACAGCATACTATAGTGAACGGTATGGTGCCCGGCTTGAATCTATGGAGGGTGCTTCCCTGCATTTTGTCTGCCTTTTGGAAACAATTAGTTTCCTGCAGGTCAGGAGTATCTCCAACCATGTTGGGATACGCAATAAAAAGAAATGGAATCTGCCACTCGCAATCGGTCAACTCAACAAAGAACTTATCCGCCTGTTAGAATCCCTTTAA
- a CDS encoding 6-pyruvoyl trahydropterin synthase family protein — protein MGKTVAVFRKEHFNAAHRLHNPDWDDAQNFSVFGKCSYPNYHGHNYDLVVKVAGEPDPVTGFVIDMKVLSDIISKEVLLRFDHRNLNLDVKEFKHLNPTAENIVLVIYDLLRPHIDPKQSLSVRLYETERNFVEYNGAEA, from the coding sequence ATGGGAAAAACAGTAGCGGTTTTCAGAAAAGAACATTTTAATGCAGCACATCGCCTGCACAACCCGGATTGGGATGACGCGCAGAACTTTTCCGTATTTGGAAAATGCAGTTATCCCAATTACCATGGGCACAATTATGACCTGGTCGTAAAGGTGGCGGGTGAACCTGATCCTGTTACCGGGTTTGTGATAGATATGAAAGTATTGTCAGATATTATTTCCAAAGAGGTATTACTTCGGTTTGACCATCGGAACCTGAACCTCGATGTGAAAGAATTCAAGCACCTGAATCCAACTGCAGAAAATATTGTGCTTGTAATTTATGACCTGCTTCGTCCGCATATTGACCCAAAACAATCGTTGAGTGTGCGCTTGTACGAAACAGAGCGGAATTTTGTTGAATACAATGGTGCGGAAGCATAG
- the folE gene encoding GTP cyclohydrolase I FolE: MAYKKVETYDEDVTKGLMEGYRESLQLLGEDPDREGLLKTPERVAKAMQYLTQGYQMDAKAILESAKFNEKVSEMIIVKDIELYSMCEHHMLPFFGKAHIAYIPNGYITGLSKLARVVDVYSRRLQVQERLTEQILTAIKESLNPIGVAVVIEAKHLCMMMRGVQKQNSVTTTSAFWGEFEKAETRSEFTKLITSKLS, from the coding sequence ATGGCATATAAGAAAGTTGAAACTTACGATGAAGATGTAACAAAAGGATTAATGGAAGGTTACAGGGAGTCACTGCAATTATTGGGAGAAGATCCGGATCGTGAAGGGTTATTGAAGACACCGGAGAGAGTAGCCAAAGCCATGCAGTACCTTACCCAGGGCTACCAGATGGATGCAAAGGCGATCCTGGAATCTGCCAAGTTTAATGAGAAAGTGAGTGAAATGATCATTGTAAAAGACATTGAACTATACAGTATGTGCGAACACCATATGTTGCCGTTTTTCGGGAAAGCGCATATTGCCTATATCCCCAACGGCTACATCACCGGGTTGAGCAAACTGGCCAGGGTAGTGGATGTGTACAGTCGCCGTTTGCAGGTACAGGAAAGGCTCACCGAACAGATACTGACCGCCATTAAAGAGTCCCTGAATCCAATAGGCGTTGCTGTGGTGATTGAAGCCAAGCATTTGTGCATGATGATGCGTGGTGTACAGAAACAAAACTCCGTCACCACCACGTCTGCTTTCTGGGGAGAATTCGAAAAAGCAGAAACGCGCAGTGAGTTTACGAAGCTCATCACCAGTAAATTGAGTTAG
- the fabD gene encoding ACP S-malonyltransferase: MKHAYVFPGQGSQFPGMGKEQYENSAFAKKLFEQANEQLKFRISDIMFNGTDEELRQTSVTQPAVFLHSVIAYRSIEQTRPDMVAGHSLGEFSALVANGTLSFEDALTLVSLRAKAMQKACEIQPSTMAAVLALDDDKVEAICAKVQAETGEIVVPANYNCPGQLVISGSVKGIEIACEAMKAAGAKRALVLPVGGAFHSPLMEPAREELKAAIEATKFQQPTCAVYQNVAAKAVLDKDEIKENLINQLTGAVRWTQSVKAMVGDGASRFTEVGPGKVLQGLVLKIDKTMIVDGIS, translated from the coding sequence ATGAAGCATGCTTATGTTTTTCCGGGTCAGGGCTCACAATTTCCGGGGATGGGTAAAGAGCAGTATGAGAATAGCGCATTTGCGAAGAAATTGTTTGAACAGGCCAATGAACAATTAAAATTCCGTATTTCAGATATCATGTTTAATGGAACGGATGAAGAGCTGCGTCAAACCAGCGTTACACAGCCTGCCGTTTTTTTGCATTCGGTAATTGCCTACAGGAGCATTGAGCAAACCCGACCCGATATGGTAGCCGGTCATTCGCTTGGTGAATTTTCTGCCCTGGTGGCCAACGGTACCTTAAGTTTTGAAGATGCCCTAACCCTTGTTTCCCTGCGTGCGAAAGCCATGCAGAAAGCCTGCGAAATACAACCTTCCACTATGGCTGCAGTTCTTGCACTTGATGATGATAAGGTGGAAGCCATTTGCGCAAAAGTACAGGCTGAAACCGGTGAAATTGTTGTGCCTGCAAATTATAATTGTCCGGGTCAACTGGTGATCAGCGGATCCGTCAAAGGGATTGAAATAGCCTGTGAAGCCATGAAGGCTGCGGGTGCCAAACGGGCACTGGTGTTACCCGTTGGTGGTGCTTTCCATTCTCCTTTAATGGAACCAGCCCGGGAAGAATTGAAAGCGGCTATCGAAGCCACTAAATTTCAACAACCCACCTGTGCAGTTTACCAGAATGTGGCTGCAAAAGCGGTTCTGGATAAGGATGAAATCAAGGAAAATCTCATCAATCAATTAACCGGCGCGGTTCGCTGGACCCAAAGCGTTAAGGCCATGGTTGGAGATGGTGCTTCGCGTTTTACGGAAGTTGGTCCAGGTAAAGTATTACAAGGTCTTGTACTAAAGATCGACAAAACAATGATAGTTGACGGAATCAGCTAA